Proteins encoded by one window of Streptomyces sp. NBC_01707:
- a CDS encoding ferredoxin reductase, translated as MARTAVPGRLGDRLPWRAATLTERRSETRGASTLVLEVPGWPGHLAGQHVDVRLTAADGYSTQRSYSIASAPGAEQVELTVQRVTDGEVSPYLVDVFCAGDAVELRGPVGGWFVWRPEQTEPVLLVAGGSGLVPLMAMVRARRAVGGRSPFRLIYSVRTPEDRLYQDELRHTDPGLDVEYVYTRTAPEGSRRPPGRLRAEDLVASGWPPDLEPTVYVCGPTGFVECVADQLVGLGHAPGLVRTERFGPSGG; from the coding sequence ATGGCGCGAACAGCGGTACCAGGGCGACTAGGCGACCGGCTGCCCTGGCGGGCGGCCACGCTGACGGAGCGGCGGTCGGAGACACGAGGGGCGAGCACCCTGGTCCTGGAGGTCCCCGGCTGGCCGGGACACCTGGCCGGCCAGCACGTGGACGTGCGGCTGACGGCCGCCGACGGCTACAGCACCCAGCGCAGCTACTCGATCGCGTCCGCACCGGGCGCCGAGCAGGTCGAGCTGACGGTGCAGCGCGTCACGGACGGGGAGGTGTCGCCGTACCTCGTCGACGTGTTCTGTGCCGGTGATGCGGTGGAGCTGCGCGGGCCGGTTGGCGGCTGGTTTGTGTGGCGCCCGGAGCAGACCGAGCCCGTTCTCCTGGTCGCCGGCGGCTCCGGACTGGTCCCGCTGATGGCGATGGTCCGCGCGCGTCGTGCCGTCGGTGGCCGGTCGCCGTTCCGGCTCATCTACTCGGTGCGCACCCCGGAGGACCGGCTCTACCAGGACGAACTGCGGCACACCGACCCGGGGTTGGACGTGGAGTACGTCTACACGCGCACCGCCCCCGAGGGATCGCGGCGCCCGCCCGGCCGGCTGCGCGCCGAGGACCTCGTGGCGTCCGGGTGGCCGCCCGACCTCGAGCCGACCGTCTACGTTTGTGGTCCCACCGGCTTCGTCGAGTGTGTGGCCGACCAGCTGGTCGGGCTCGGTCACGCCCCTGGACTCGTCCGCACCGAACGCTTCGGTCCCAGCGGAGGCTGA
- a CDS encoding cold-shock protein, with protein sequence MASGTVKWFNRDKGFGFIEQEGGGPDVFAHYSNISGGGFRELVEGEHVTFDVTQGQKGPQAENIVHG encoded by the coding sequence ATGGCCAGTGGCACCGTGAAGTGGTTTAACCGTGACAAGGGCTTCGGCTTCATCGAGCAGGAAGGTGGCGGCCCGGACGTCTTCGCCCACTACTCCAATATCTCCGGCGGGGGCTTCCGCGAACTGGTCGAGGGCGAGCACGTCACGTTCGACGTCACCCAGGGCCAGAAGGGCCCTCAGGCCGAGAATATCGTCCACGGCTGA
- a CDS encoding bifunctional DNA primase/polymerase yields the protein MQDATPRGSGTGRAVALWCAKQGWPVHPLAPGYKVPPANCQTCRGQGHSITSCECRDLGRWCHGFHAATTIPAHIDEWWREEPRFGVGVSCGPANLIVLDVDAHASQVPDRSRLLPGIPIGPDVNLAGLATGFDTLALLAALRSQPDPTTQDTTLRVQTPSGGLHIWYRNPAPEIRYRSSTGSSLKRALAWQVDIRADNGYIVAPQTRTLAGTYRRIGACRYPAPLPDWIATELVRTGHVPTTQPTAAHPPKPPRQRRAPKAAERMMQPLLDAVSACVAIPQGASFTEKLNRAAYTAGGLIQGGHLTEPEARTLLLDAARTARPHQEHRNTTIIESALSAGAQRPLHPQRRS from the coding sequence ATGCAGGACGCGACCCCCCGCGGGAGCGGGACGGGTCGTGCTGTCGCCCTCTGGTGCGCCAAACAGGGCTGGCCGGTCCACCCGCTTGCTCCTGGTTACAAGGTCCCGCCGGCCAACTGCCAAACCTGCAGGGGACAGGGGCACTCCATCACTTCCTGTGAGTGCCGTGATTTGGGTCGTTGGTGTCACGGATTCCACGCTGCCACGACAATCCCTGCTCATATCGACGAGTGGTGGCGAGAGGAACCCCGTTTCGGTGTCGGAGTCTCATGCGGGCCCGCCAACCTGATAGTGCTGGACGTCGACGCACACGCGTCTCAGGTCCCCGACCGCTCCCGCCTCTTGCCCGGCATTCCGATCGGCCCGGACGTCAACCTTGCCGGTCTGGCCACCGGCTTCGACACGTTGGCTCTCCTGGCTGCCCTACGAAGCCAGCCGGATCCCACCACGCAGGACACCACGCTGCGCGTGCAGACCCCGTCAGGGGGACTGCACATCTGGTATCGCAATCCCGCCCCCGAGATCCGATACCGGTCTTCAACCGGCTCAAGTCTCAAGAGGGCCCTGGCCTGGCAGGTCGACATCCGCGCAGACAACGGATACATCGTCGCCCCACAAACCCGAACTCTGGCTGGGACGTACCGCCGGATCGGCGCATGCCGCTACCCCGCCCCGTTGCCGGACTGGATCGCAACGGAACTCGTCCGCACCGGCCACGTTCCTACGACCCAGCCCACAGCAGCCCACCCGCCCAAGCCTCCACGACAGCGTCGAGCCCCGAAAGCCGCAGAGCGCATGATGCAGCCACTTCTCGATGCCGTATCCGCTTGCGTCGCGATCCCACAGGGCGCGAGCTTTACGGAGAAGCTCAACCGCGCTGCCTACACCGCGGGTGGCCTGATCCAGGGTGGCCACCTCACCGAACCCGAAGCACGAACTCTTCTGCTGGATGCAGCGCGCACGGCCCGCCCGCACCAAGAACATCGCAACACCACGATCATCGAGTCCGCTCTGTCCGCGGGCGCGCAGCGCCCGCTCCATCCCCAGAGACGTTCATGA
- a CDS encoding acyl-CoA dehydrogenase family protein, giving the protein MRRTVFNEDHEAFRETLRAFIEAEVVPVYDEWFAAGQAPRDFYYKLAELGVFGISVDEEFGGAGIDSYKFEAVIAEETARAGVRFGGSGVHVLLGLPYIKMLATDEQKKRFLPKFVTGGEMWALGMTEPGTGSDVAGMKTTAKLSEDGTHYVLNGAKTFITGGVHADRVIVCARTSAPTAEDRRFGISLFAVNTKSEGYSIGRKLDKLGLKTSDTAELAFVDVKVPVEDLLGEENKGFHYLGHNLASERWGIAFDAYAQAKAAVRFAKEYVQDRTVFGKTVASFQNTKFELAACQAEVDAAEAVADRALEALDAGELTPAEAASAKLFCTEVAHRVIDRCLQLHGGYGFMNEYPIARLYADNRVNRIFGGTSEIMKTIIAKNMGL; this is encoded by the coding sequence GTGCGCCGTACGGTGTTTAACGAGGATCACGAGGCGTTCCGGGAAACCCTGCGGGCCTTCATCGAGGCCGAGGTCGTTCCCGTCTACGACGAGTGGTTCGCCGCGGGCCAGGCGCCGCGCGACTTCTACTACAAGCTCGCGGAGCTCGGCGTCTTCGGCATCAGTGTCGACGAGGAGTTCGGCGGCGCCGGCATCGACTCGTACAAGTTTGAGGCCGTCATAGCTGAAGAGACCGCTCGCGCCGGTGTCCGGTTCGGCGGTTCCGGCGTGCACGTGCTGCTCGGCCTGCCGTACATCAAGATGCTCGCCACCGACGAGCAGAAGAAGCGCTTCCTGCCGAAGTTCGTCACCGGTGGGGAGATGTGGGCCCTTGGGATGACCGAGCCGGGCACCGGCTCCGACGTCGCGGGCATGAAGACCACCGCCAAGCTCTCCGAGGACGGCACGCACTACGTCCTCAACGGCGCCAAGACCTTCATCACCGGTGGCGTGCACGCCGACCGCGTGATCGTCTGCGCCCGCACCTCCGCGCCCACCGCCGAGGACCGCCGCTTCGGCATATCCCTCTTCGCCGTGAACACCAAGTCCGAGGGCTACTCCATCGGCCGCAAGCTCGACAAGCTCGGCCTGAAGACCTCCGACACCGCCGAACTCGCGTTCGTCGACGTCAAGGTGCCCGTCGAGGACCTCCTCGGCGAGGAGAACAAGGGCTTCCACTACCTCGGCCACAACCTGGCGTCCGAGCGCTGGGGCATCGCCTTCGACGCGTACGCACAGGCCAAGGCGGCCGTCCGGTTCGCCAAGGAGTACGTCCAGGACCGCACGGTCTTCGGCAAGACCGTCGCCTCGTTCCAGAACACCAAGTTCGAGCTGGCCGCCTGCCAGGCCGAGGTGGACGCCGCCGAGGCCGTCGCCGACCGCGCCCTGGAGGCCCTCGACGCCGGCGAGCTGACCCCGGCCGAGGCCGCCTCCGCGAAGCTGTTCTGCACCGAGGTCGCGCACCGCGTGATCGACCGCTGCCTGCAGCTGCACGGCGGCTACGGCTTCATGAACGAATACCCGATCGCCCGCCTGTACGCGGACAACCGCGTCAACCGCATCTTCGGCGGTACCAGCGAAATCATGAAGACGATCATCGCCAAGAACATGGGCCTGTAA
- a CDS encoding helix-turn-helix domain-containing protein — MRLENGKTSLIVKAGQACIFDTRRPWRFWKSANTSYRWVMLPKIPILQNTGGLRLADQPVLLDASKPEAKIAMSFLQQLKSQDLGRLSLSGIASTEEAASSLLAGAVSSANVLSSREFDSATLAVAQDFIDNNLECPELSPALIANAISVSVRTLHRAFSNAGSSAMGYVRMRRLQGARNDLLSSDPTEKISSIAAKWRFSDASHFIRQFKEVYGVTPSSYVREFRSNGGG, encoded by the coding sequence ATGAGACTCGAGAACGGCAAGACATCGCTGATCGTCAAAGCTGGTCAGGCGTGCATATTTGACACTCGGAGACCCTGGAGGTTTTGGAAGTCTGCCAACACCAGCTACCGGTGGGTCATGCTGCCAAAGATTCCGATATTGCAAAATACGGGTGGTCTACGTCTCGCGGATCAGCCCGTCCTTCTCGATGCCTCGAAGCCGGAAGCGAAGATCGCAATGTCTTTCCTCCAGCAGTTGAAGTCGCAGGACCTGGGGCGCTTGAGCCTATCCGGCATAGCATCTACTGAAGAAGCGGCATCATCGCTGCTCGCTGGCGCGGTATCCAGCGCAAATGTTCTTTCTTCTCGAGAGTTTGATAGCGCAACACTGGCAGTTGCTCAAGATTTCATCGACAATAATCTGGAATGTCCAGAGTTGAGTCCCGCGCTGATAGCGAATGCTATATCGGTGTCTGTGAGGACACTGCATCGCGCATTCTCGAATGCCGGCAGCTCCGCGATGGGGTATGTGCGGATGAGAAGGCTTCAGGGGGCGCGAAATGACCTGTTGAGCTCTGACCCGACTGAAAAAATATCTTCTATTGCGGCCAAGTGGAGATTTTCTGACGCGAGTCACTTTATTCGCCAATTCAAGGAAGTCTATGGCGTCACGCCGTCCTCTTACGTAAGGGAATTCCGCTCTAATGGAGGAGGCTGA
- a CDS encoding DinB family protein, with amino-acid sequence MIDNFAKEYLHSDLRELRAAVLWKLDGLVEYDIRRPLTSTGTNLLGLVKHLSIWESRYFGEVFDRPFTEPLPRWDNTMEGGGDMWATEQETRDEIIDRYRRVWEHSDATITALAIDSVGYVPWWPRPNVKLFNILVHMLTETSRHAGHADILREQLDNSTGTTAAYATQQHDAAFWDAHRAKIERAAKAAVAKPDHAGSTESS; translated from the coding sequence ATGATCGATAATTTCGCGAAAGAGTACCTACACAGCGATCTGCGAGAGCTGCGCGCGGCGGTCCTCTGGAAGCTCGATGGGCTCGTTGAGTACGACATCCGACGCCCCCTGACCTCGACTGGAACCAACCTACTCGGCCTGGTCAAGCACTTGTCGATCTGGGAGTCCAGGTACTTCGGCGAGGTTTTCGACCGACCGTTCACCGAACCTCTGCCCCGGTGGGACAACACCATGGAAGGCGGCGGCGACATGTGGGCGACCGAACAGGAGACGAGGGATGAGATCATCGACCGCTACCGTCGCGTGTGGGAGCACTCAGATGCGACGATCACCGCCCTCGCTATAGACTCCGTCGGCTACGTGCCCTGGTGGCCACGCCCCAACGTGAAGCTGTTCAACATCCTGGTCCACATGCTCACCGAGACCAGCCGGCACGCCGGGCATGCCGACATCCTGCGCGAACAGCTCGACAACTCGACAGGGACAACAGCCGCATACGCGACTCAGCAGCACGACGCAGCCTTCTGGGATGCCCACCGAGCGAAGATCGAGCGAGCTGCCAAAGCAGCCGTCGCCAAGCCTGATCACGCTGGCTCTACCGAGAGCTCGTAG
- a CDS encoding IS5 family transposase (programmed frameshift) has translation MTTRPWIVDDDLWALIEPLLPPWPERSPGPKPVDDRRCLQGILFVLHQDIAWQLLPLELGFGSGQTCWRRLERWQQAGVFDQLHRLLLAELNAAGELDWSRACVDGPRPREKGGDETGPSPVDRRKTGSKHHLICDGRGTPLHVITTAANVNDITQTLALVDGVPPTAGRVGRPRRRPDSLLGDKAYDSRAVRQELRHRKIMPVISRKGAPNIKGLGKLRYVVEQTFALLHQFKRLAVRWERRLELHDAFLSLACSLICWRRLKKAGS, from the exons GTGACGACTCGGCCGTGGATCGTGGATGACGACTTGTGGGCGCTGATCGAGCCGCTATTGCCGCCCTGGCCGGAGCGCTCGCCAGGTCCGAAGCCGGTGGACGACCGGCGCTGTCTGCAGGGCATCCTGTTCGTCCTACACCAGGACATCGCCTGGCAACTCCTGCCGCTGGAGTTGGGGTTCGGCTCCGGACAGACCTGCTGGCGGCGCCTGGAGCGGTGGCAGCAGGCAGGCGTCTTCGACCAGCTGCACCGCCTGTTGCTCGCGGAATTGAACGCGGCCGGCGAGCTCGACTGGTCACGCGCCTGCGTGGACGGC CCACGTCCGCGCGAAAAAGGGGGCGACGAGACCGGTCCGTCGCCGGTCGACCGGCGCAAGACGGGCAGTAAACACCACCTGATCTGCGATGGACGCGGCACCCCCCTGCATGTCATCACCACCGCGGCGAACGTCAACGACATCACCCAGACCCTCGCCCTGGTCGACGGCGTCCCGCCCACTGCCGGACGGGTGGGGCGCCCACGCCGCCGCCCCGACTCCCTGCTGGGCGACAAAGCGTACGACTCCAGGGCCGTGCGCCAAGAACTACGGCATCGCAAGATCATGCCGGTGATCTCCCGCAAGGGCGCCCCGAACATCAAGGGCCTGGGCAAGCTCCGCTACGTGGTGGAGCAGACCTTCGCCCTACTCCACCAGTTCAAGCGCCTCGCCGTGCGCTGGGAACGACGCCTTGAACTCCACGACGCCTTCCTCTCGTTGGCCTGCAGTCTCATCTGCTGGAGGCGCCTCAAGAAGGCCGGATCGTGA
- a CDS encoding acyl-CoA dehydrogenase family protein, which produces MNMNEASLIDLPTELAPSIEAAVEGMEAGRGLPRKLLHELRDKGAFRMLTPRELGGSETSLKTVLQVYEGFGRLDASVAWVVWNANFGFIGALLGEEGNARIWAGDDEPVFSNSGAPGTAIPSDGGYRLSGNWKIVSGIKNADWLTVIGVIVENGSPRLTDAGSPDVRLFVLHRDQLSIKATWNVSGMVGSDSNDVLVNDAFVPEELVARMDVPARIQRPLYQGFMPALVLPGCSAVVLGVAQTAIEETVALALSKKMSNGGGTLSESARAQAVIARSEASLHAARLLLLSAAEALDTAGENGDPVTIEQRAALRSAMSHAAQVSRQVLVEMYELGSSSSLYRGNPLERLFRDGMVALQHANHSAVLFEDAGRVRFGNAPDRLLF; this is translated from the coding sequence ATGAACATGAACGAGGCTAGCCTGATAGACCTGCCAACGGAACTTGCCCCTTCTATTGAGGCAGCTGTCGAAGGTATGGAAGCGGGCCGAGGCCTGCCTAGGAAATTGTTGCACGAGCTCCGTGACAAAGGCGCCTTCCGCATGCTCACTCCGCGTGAGCTTGGTGGCTCCGAAACCTCACTGAAGACAGTTCTTCAGGTGTACGAAGGCTTCGGTCGACTCGATGCATCTGTGGCATGGGTGGTTTGGAACGCCAACTTCGGATTCATCGGTGCACTACTCGGCGAGGAAGGTAACGCTAGAATTTGGGCGGGCGACGACGAACCAGTCTTCTCGAATTCAGGTGCACCCGGCACGGCAATACCGAGCGATGGCGGCTACCGGCTATCGGGAAACTGGAAGATAGTCAGTGGCATCAAGAATGCGGACTGGCTGACAGTAATCGGCGTCATTGTGGAGAACGGCAGCCCCCGCCTGACGGATGCAGGCAGCCCGGATGTACGGTTGTTCGTACTTCACCGGGACCAGCTTTCGATTAAGGCAACGTGGAATGTCAGCGGCATGGTTGGCTCAGACAGCAATGATGTCCTCGTCAACGACGCCTTCGTACCCGAAGAGCTCGTAGCTCGCATGGATGTGCCGGCTCGAATCCAGAGGCCTCTCTATCAGGGATTCATGCCCGCTCTCGTGCTTCCTGGCTGCTCAGCGGTCGTGCTCGGCGTGGCACAGACTGCCATTGAGGAGACCGTAGCTCTCGCTCTGTCCAAGAAAATGTCCAATGGCGGAGGCACACTTTCGGAGTCTGCTCGTGCCCAGGCTGTCATCGCACGGTCCGAAGCCTCTCTGCACGCAGCTCGGCTTCTTCTACTGTCCGCAGCCGAAGCATTGGACACCGCTGGCGAAAATGGAGATCCGGTAACCATTGAGCAGCGTGCCGCACTTCGATCTGCGATGAGCCACGCTGCGCAGGTCAGCCGACAAGTTCTTGTAGAGATGTATGAGCTTGGTAGCTCGTCTTCGCTCTATCGAGGAAATCCCCTTGAGCGACTCTTCCGTGACGGTATGGTTGCTCTCCAGCACGCCAATCATTCCGCTGTCCTCTTCGAAGACGCGGGACGCGTTCGTTTTGGCAACGCCCCCGACAGGCTCCTCTTTTGA